From Toxorhynchites rutilus septentrionalis strain SRP chromosome 2, ASM2978413v1, whole genome shotgun sequence, a single genomic window includes:
- the LOC129769465 gene encoding phenoloxidase-activating factor 2-like, translating to MNSLVLALALVLLSENRLISAQECAGRCVKKDECKVPGSTDVIVVPDVPALPGTEGYVDLRFGDGCDRLETCCNEKDVIPSVPKAEVSFDRCGERNLNGIGYRLVGNKVGVSEYGEFPWTLMVLKTEMVLDIPKDAYVCAASLIAPNLALTAAHCVIKHKSEAYHVRAGEWDTNTAKELFPTQTRNVVDVIIHENYNQLHHNNIALLKLETPFDADKNVQTICLPPANANFDGYDCFTGAWGKEKFNEGKLQNILRRVEVPVIPHSKCQDAFRTTRLGAYFTLDKSYMCAGGEEDVDVCTGDGGAPLACAISDGSGRYYQSGIVAWGIGCGKKDIPGAYTDVTKFVDWILTKMTALGVDPKPAMYSK from the exons ATGAACAGTCTAGTGTTAGCACTGGCATTAGTGCTACTGTCCGAGAACCGGCTAATAAGTGCACAG GAATGTGCGGGAAGATGTGTTAAAAAAGATGAGTGCAAAGTACCCGGTAGCACCGATGTCATTGTGGTTCCCGATGTGCCTGCTCTTCCGGGAACAGAAGGATACGTTGATTTGAG ATTTGGAGACGGATGCGATCGGCTGGAAACATGCTGTAACGAAAAAGATGTAATCCCCAGCGTTCCCAAAGCTGAAGTCTCATTCGACCGATGCGGCGAGCGAAATCTCAATGGTATTGGATACAGATTGGTGGGGAACAAAGTCGGTGTATCTGAATATG gcgaGTTTCCTTGGACATTGATGGTGCTAAAAACGGAAATGGTACTCGATATTCCGAAGGATGCTTATGTGTGTGCAGCATCTTTAATAGCTCCGAACTTAGCGCTGACGGCAGCTCATTgtgtgattaaacataaaagTGAAGCTTATCATGTTCGTGCGGGCGAATGGGATACCAATACTGCAAAGGAATTGTTCCCTACCCAG ACTCGCAACGTAGTAGATGTAATCATTCACGAGAACTATAATCAGCTACACCACAACAACATTGCGTTGCTGAAGCTGGAAACACCATTTGATGCGGACAAAAACGTACAGACGATCTGTTTACCTCCCGCAAATGCTAATTTTGATggatatgattgtttcaccggTGCATGGGGAAAAGAGAAGTTCAACGAAGGAAAGCTGCAAAATATTCTCCGCAGAGTGGAAGTGCCGGTCATTCCCCATAGCAAGTGTCAGGATGCTTTCAGGACTACTCGTCTAGGGGCATATTTCACGCTGGATAAAAGCTACATGTGCGCCGGTGGCGAAGAAGACGTTGACGTTTGTACGGGCGACGGTGGAGCTCCACTCGCTTGTGCGATCTCCGATGGCAGTGGCCGCTACTATCAGTCAGGAATTGTGGCTTGGGGCATAGGGTGTGGCAAAAAGGATATACCCGGGGCTTATACCGATGTGACCAAATTTGTAGATTGGATTCTGACCAAGATGACCGCACTAGGTGTAGATCCGAAACCGGCAATGTATTCGAAATAG
- the LOC129769460 gene encoding uncharacterized protein LOC129769460, with translation MIRVAGRVFFRSASQIIVIFALFATVSALEDAIQCSEGICVPVDMCSKNIKIESYSYGIDCPGKLVCCREESKTEHQLVSTESVEVGRNCDGTCVLRSRCVESDDRGISSSCPANTICCKNVRATCDGTCTPPEQCAEAAVDAETNALDGVCPPRRICCKVLKPQQNEFCSGLWLYPEECAGYNTGNDQLINLRLSDSNCSANKICCNKTSISQPDPTDVPRIREKLCDGECVPSRQCIGYKQDSGIDLRVQSNECPGNHVCCQKPMINKTDSCDGTCVPANQCNDIRTDSSQIDLRFNDEVCPEGNMCCKSIKVVSKLIINDSCECVPIQQCLDVTHSIGETVDLRISEHNCPIEQICCKNRKMPSCGYSCVPREKCNDSALEVDLRFGEEICPLNEMCCKNPKSTQETSSILDSEDNQSLFCNATCVNEELCLRPSQGKDLCPNEKVCCVDLIPSSICEGKCVANDECAEYTHPEDGINLRTFENTCSNNLVCCKKLKSSVPEDTQDSVCNGSCVPDFQCLDNEIDDSVINLRQLPIGGCSLNEVCCTRVMPSTRCEGICTEYDNCVDKPSETQIINLRSLDEICPSNQICCKKLKIEKTKCEGKCVPLHQCPGNTSEADILNLRTWIEDGCSLNETCCKTIGKKCKGDCVPYERCGESIFEIMMRNIDQPCPSDLVCCKTGKQMKSEALNVNHLSIPKPLHIPTTDSDSIQSQCAFTKAPSSASIRKPDVPWLVTIWSHRTYLDMTRNQFECVGTLLSNDLVLTSADCVSDLEPKQTFIRVGDFNLKPLNTLSKRREYMVNTITVHPDYNSTSGYANIAVLKMSKNSTVKAKVCLAQEPKDYRKEGCFLIGWSKHDLMNDSIDNAIPKKHPLELAENGACSEGSICASLPDERGGDRQGSPILCFTGGDRHWEQVGIATNNSSLAASIAFFRMWINEQILPSFQQIPAVSKPSRLYLPAL, from the exons ATGATTCGAGTGGCAGGGAGAGTTTTTTTTCGCTCGGCATCACAAATTATCGTTATTTTTGCTCTGTTTGCCACAGTTAGCGCCTTGGAAGATGCGATACAATGTTCGGAAGGCATTTGTGTACCAGTGGATATGTGctctaaaaatataaaaattgagtCGTATAGTTATGGAATTGATTGCCCCGGGAAACTCGTTTGTTGCAGAGAAGAATCAAAGACTGAGCATCAATTAGTGAGCACTGAGTCTGTGGAAGTGGGCAGAAACTGTGATGGGACGTGTGTTCTACGATCACGATGCGTTGAATCCGATGATCGTGGTATCAGTAGTAGTTGCCCTGCGAATACAATCTGCTGTAAGAATGTGCGGGCAACGTGTGATGGAACTTGCACCCCACCCGAACAATGCGCCGAAGCTGCTGTTGATGCAGAAACGAACGCTTTAGATGGAGTATGTCCTCCTCGAAGGATTTGTTGCAAGGTCTTGAAACCCCAACAAAACGAGTTTTGTAGCGGGCTTTGGCTTTACCCAGAGGAATGCGCCGGGTATAACACAGGAAATGATCAATTGATCAATTTGAGACTATCTGACAGTAATTGTTCTGCGAACAAAATTTGTTGTAATAAAACGTCGATCAGCCAACCTGATCCCACAGATGTTCCTAGGATTCGAGAGAAACTTTGCGATGGGGAATGTGTTCCTTCGCGACAGTGCATCGGTTACAAGCAAGATAGCGGAATAGATCTACGGGTTCAAAGTAATGAATGTCCCGGGAACCATGTATGTTGTCAAAAACCTATGATAAATAAAACTGATTCATGTGATGGAACATGTGTTCCAGCCAACCAATGTAATGATATCAGAACAGATTCCAGCCAAATTGATTTGAGATTCAACGACGAAGTCTGTCCAGAGGGCAATATGTGCTGCAAAAGTATCAAAGTTGTATCGAAACTGATTATCAACGACTCTTGCGAATGTGTTCCCATACAGCAATGCTTAGATGTCACCCATTCTATTGGGGAAACGGTGGATTTGAGAATATCTGAGCACAACTGTCCCATCGAGCAAATATGTTGCAAAAATCGAAAGATGCCATCATGCGGTTATTCCTGTGTTCCACGTGAAAAGTGCAATGATTCGGCTCTTGAAGTTGATTTGCGATTCGGTGAAGAAATATGTCCCCTGAATGAAATGTGTTGCAAAAATCCGAAATCAACACAGGAAACATCGTCTATATTGGACAGCGAGGATAACCAATCATTATTCTGCAATGCAACGTGTGTGAATGAGGAACTGTGTCTAAGACCATCGCAAGGAAAAGATCTGTGCCCAAATGAAAAAGTGTGTTGCGTGGATTTAATACCTTCCAGTATTTGTGAAGGGAAGTGTGTTGCGAACGATGAATGTGCCGAGTATACACATCCTGAGGACGGAATCAATCTGAGAACATTTGAAAATACATGTTCAAATAACTTAGTTTGttgcaaaaaattgaaatcatcgGTCCCAGAGGATACACAAGACTCAGTTTGCAATGGAAGCTGTGTCCCCGATTTTCAATGCTTAGACAATGAGATAGACGATAGTGTGATCAATTTAAGGCAATTACCTATTGGTGGTTGTTCTCTCAACGAAGTTTGTTGCACGAGAGTAATGCCATCCACGCGCTGTGAAGGAATTTGTACTGAATATGACAATTGCGTGGATAAACCCTCTGAAACTCAGATAATCAACCTGCGATCGTTGGATGAGATCTGTCCGTCCAATCAAATCTGCtgcaaaaaattaaagatagaaaaaacaaaatgcgaAGGAAAGTGTGTTCCGCTTCATCAATGCCCGGGAAATACCTCGGAAGCTGATATTTTGAATTTAAGAACGTGGATTGAGGACGGTTGCTCGCTGAATGAAACCTGCTGCAAAACGATAGGCAAAAAATGTAAAGGGGACTGTGTTCCCTACGAGCGATGTGGCGAaagtatttttgaaataatgatGCGTAACATAGATCAGCCATGTCCATCTGATTTGGTTTGTTGTAAAACCGGAAAACAAATGAAATCTGAAGCGCTCAACGTCAATCACTTGAGCATTCCCAAGCCTCTTCATATTCCCACAACAGATTCAGACTCAATCCAATCGCAATGCGCTTTCACCAAAGCACCCAGCTCAGCATCCATTCGGAAGCCTGATGTCCCATGGTTAGTCACCATCTGGAGCCACAGAACATATCTGGATATGACGAGAAATCAGTTCGAATGTGTTGGAACGTTATTGTCGAACGATTTGGTGCTCACTTCTGCCGATTGCGTTTCGGATTTGGAACCAAAACAAACCTTTATTCGAGTTGGTGATTTCAATCTGAAACCTCTCAACACCCTGTCCAAACGGAGG GAATATATGGTGAATACAATAACCGTTCACCCAGACTACAACAGCACCTCAGGCTACGCTAATATTGCAGTACTGAAGATGAGCAAAAATAGCACAGTGAAGGCTAAAGTTTGCTTGGCACAGGAACCAAAAGACTACCGCAAAGAGGGATGTTTCCTCATTGGGTGGAGTAAACACGATCTCATGAATGATTCGATCGACAATGCTATTCCAAAGAAACACCCTTTGGAACTCGCTGAAAATGGCGCCTGTAGCGAAGGATCTATTTGCGCGAGTTTACCAGATGAACGCGGGGGAGATCGGCAAGGATCGCCTATACTATGCTTTACCGGTGGTGATCGACACTGGGAGCAAGTCGGGATCGCGACAAACAACAGCTCGTTAGCAGCTTCGATAGCATTCTTTAGAATGTGGATTAACGAGCAAATTTTACCGAGCTTCCAGCAGATACCAGCCGTATCGAAACCATCGCGGTTATATCTACCAGCGCTTTGA